In the genome of Brachypodium distachyon strain Bd21 chromosome 3, Brachypodium_distachyon_v3.0, whole genome shotgun sequence, the window TGCCTCGCGTATATATACCGTCGACTAGCTCGTCGCTCTCCCCAGCCCCTGTACATGTCGCACTACTGTACGTGTGGTACCTTGCGCGTGTACACGTATATGCCTCGGCCGCGTGGAGATCGATGCCGGCGggggtcgatcgatcgaccggTCGACAACTCAAGATCCGGCGATCAGTCGATCTGTCGCCACATGCTGCTTTTGATCCGCGTTCCCCGTTACATCGACGTCCTCACGTGCATATATAAAATGACGTATAAATACAAGAACAGGGCGTCGGTCGACACGACCAGCTAGCCCATTGGATCGATGCATGGATGGAGACGGCCGGACGACATGATACCAGTTACTGTAGTATAGTACTAGGTCGGCAGCTAACTAGCTGCCATGCCCTAAACTAGAGCAACAGAAgggctcgtcttcctcggtgcACAGTACATTGAGGCTAGTGCGTCCCGAGTCATCCGCGAGACCGACCGCTAGCTCCGGCGTCGCTTCAGCCCCCGCGTGGCGTGGCGTGCCTACGTACTACGGTCCAACGTCAGTTTGTATCGTGCCGTCGTTGTTGTTGCTTCTAAACTTGTGTCTAGTCATATATCCACGGATCGATGACTAGATGTGGTTTTAGTTTACCACTGCCACGGGCTGGCTAGTACAGGCTATCTTGTCGTGCACCGATCGATCCATCATCCCCCGCGTACGTAAAATTGGCTTGATTATCAGCCTTTAGCGACGGAGCGAGCTCTGGCTCGACAGCTCGGAGACCTTGGCCGTGGATGCATCTGCCCGGGTCTCGGGACCACCTGTGCCGGCCGCCTGAGCACTGGCCACAACTACCATGGATCGGTCAGTCAGGGCTGTGGCTTTAGACGGTGCCCGCAAAGCGCATGGACATCAGACGGGGACAAACgggccggggaagaagacaaAGAGGCATGGGACGTACGTGTCAGCGCAGGCTAGATCAGCTAGCATGCCCGCGCGGGAGACCGCCCACAGAGGTGCCGCCACGACGGCCTCGCCGCGCCCCACGCGTCGGCTCCGTGTCGCCCGCCGGGTTCTGCTCTGTTCCGGCCGGGTTCGCTGTATCCATCCGTCGCTAGCGGCAGCTGCTGCCTGCCTTCCTCGACGGAGCCGGATCGAGCCACGCCCTTCCATCTCAGGGCCGATGAAGCGAAGCAACTGCCTTTTTTTCTATGATGAAAACTCGGTGTTGGCGGTTGCGATGCGATGCGCTTGACGGAAAAGGAACGAGTTAAAGCTAGCGCAGCGACGTCCTTGTGTTACCGACCAAACACATAGGTGGGCCGTACGTACAGGCACCAGACCTCAGCGCAGGAACGTCGTGGAGGTCGATCGACGCGtcaggggcagcggcggcgaagacCGAGGCGGACCGTGGAGCCCGGAGCCGAGAGCAGAGAGCTCCTCGGCGACCCAGAAGCCGGGGATGGCTGGTCAGTGGTGGGGGTGGGACCCACAGGATGGTGGGTCCCGCGGCGGGCCCCGTTGATTCGCGTCGCGCCCATGGCTTTCCCGCTCGATCTATAAATAACCGTCCCCGTCCTCGCCTCCTCAACACAACCCAagctccctctcctccttctcttccCTCCAATCTTCCATCCTCGAAGAAGAGAGTAGTTCCTACAGCTCGAGGCTTCGATCGGATCATCGGCTCGGTGTTCAgcttccagcagcagcagcaaagacAGTCAGACAGAGAGATGACGAAGCAGAGCGTGGTGGTGCCGGAGCTGGCCCTGGCGATGCCGCCCAACTCGGCGGCGCTGTACCCgtacccgccgccgcgggccatGCCGGGGGTGGCCGTGCGCAAGAAGTACCTGCAGGCGCAGATGGAGCTCGGCTCCGGCCTCATCAACGGCTGGGTCGAGTCCAtgcgcgcctcctcgcccacccacgccaaggccgccgccgcgctcgccgccgtcgacgacgaTCACACCGCCTGGATGGTACGTCCGTCCTCAATGCGTAAATACCAGAACGCGATTGGCCTATTGCGTCGCGGTGCTTTGTCGTCGTTTGCTGctctgttttcctttttccatgTGTTGTCGTGCTGAGATGGAATGCGTCTCTGTTTTCCGGCGCCGTGTTTGATCGGTGCAGGTGaagcacccgtcggcgctcaGCAAGTTCGACCAGATCGTGGCCGCGTCCAAGGGCAAGCGCATCGTCATGTTCCTTGACTACGACGGCACGCTGTCCCCCATCGTTGACgaccccgacgccgccttcaTGAGCGACACGGTAATTCACGGCTCTGCCGCTCCTCAAAAACACAATCCCTCTGTTTCATTACCCCTACGCCCAACTTAATTGCCATCTCTGAATCTGATCACGGTGGATGCTTTTCTCCGGTCAGATGCGGCTGGCGGTGCGGAGCGTCGCCAGGCAGTTCCCGACGGCGATCGTCAGCGGGCGGTGCCGCGACAAGGTACGCACGCGCATTAGTCAACCCGTCCCCTTATGCCAAGCCCAGCTAGATCATTCATTACTCGCCGATTGCCAATCAGCTTAATCTGGTTTCTCTCTGCCGCATACGCGTGCAGGTGTTCGATTTCGTGAAGCTGGCGGAGCTCTACTACGCCGGCAGCCATGGCATGGACATCAAGGGGCCCGCTAAAGCCTCCCGGCACACCAAGGCTAAGGTTTGCACGCGCCCCTTCTTGCCGGTGACTCGTGTCCCTCGACGGCCACCCAAAACGGGCAGATTCTTATCTCGCTCTGCTTTTCCCTTGTGTGGTGCACAGGCCAAAGGAGTTCTCTTTCAGCCGGCGAGCGAGTTCCTGCCCATGATAGAACAGGTACTGATAATAATTATGCCATCTTGTGCGCTCTGCTTGCTTCCTCTGCGAAGCATGTCAGTCATGGAGCTCGATCACTTTTTAGGGGTCTGCGGGCTCTTGGATTTGATGGGAACTAGTTTAGTGTTGCTGACGGACCGGTTGGTGTGTTTGGTTAGGTGCACGAATCTCTGATGGAAAAGACCAAGTGCATAGCTGGATCCAAGGTGGAGAACAACAAGTTCTGCGTGTCTGTCCACTTCAGATGCGTAGACGAAAAGGTGTGGCAAATGTTCCTTTCCAATTCCCcttctctccgttcctaatcGTAGCCATTTCGGTATCTGACGGGACCCGACCTTTTGGCACTGCAGGACTGGAGCCCGTTGGCGGACATCGTGAAGGCGGTGCTCAAGGACTACCCCAAACTGAAGCTCACACAAGGAAGGAAGGTGGGTGCGCGCGTCAGTTCTTCGCTTGCTTGCTCATTGGAGTACTAGTGGTTTGCCTTGACATGGTCGCTGAGTCGTTTTCTGATCATTGGATTCTGTCCCCTGTAGGTGCTCGAGATCCGGCCCACAATCAAGTGGGACAAGGGCAAGGCTCTGGAGTTCCTCTTGGAGTCGCTGGGTAAGTTTTTGGAGTCTGCTCTGTCAGCTCAGCCATGTCCTGTTCCTGAATCCTGAGCTTGATCTGCTTTCTTTTGCAGGGTTCGCCGACTGCAGCAACGTGCTGCCGGTGTACATCGGCGACGACCGCACGGACGAG includes:
- the LOC100836365 gene encoding probable trehalose-phosphate phosphatase 6, with the translated sequence MTKQSVVVPELALAMPPNSAALYPYPPPRAMPGVAVRKKYLQAQMELGSGLINGWVESMRASSPTHAKAAAALAAVDDDHTAWMVKHPSALSKFDQIVAASKGKRIVMFLDYDGTLSPIVDDPDAAFMSDTMRLAVRSVARQFPTAIVSGRCRDKVFDFVKLAELYYAGSHGMDIKGPAKASRHTKAKAKGVLFQPASEFLPMIEQVHESLMEKTKCIAGSKVENNKFCVSVHFRCVDEKDWSPLADIVKAVLKDYPKLKLTQGRKVLEIRPTIKWDKGKALEFLLESLGFADCSNVLPVYIGDDRTDEDAFKVLRKRGQGIGILVSKHAKDTNASYSLQEPAEVMEFLLRLVEWDRLSKSRPRW